Part of the Streptomyces sp. RFCAC02 genome is shown below.
CGCCGACGACGAGCAGCGCGAGCGCGATGCCGCCGAACAGGGCCGGGTTGGTGCCGCTGCCGGTCTCGGCCAGGTCCTCGCTGTCACCCGCGGGGGCCGGGCCCTCGTCCTCGGGCTGCTCGTCGGCCGGCGGGGCGGCCGGGGTCTCGGTCTGGGCCGGGGCGCAGTCGATCGTCGCGGTGTGCGTGGCGATGACGGTGCCGGTCTCGTCCTTGACCTCGACGGTCACCTGCGTGTCCTCCTCGGCGGGGACGCGCACGGCCTCGGAGCTGGTGCCGGGCTGCACGGTGACCGTCTGGTCGCCGATGGTGTAGGTGCCGGGGGCGTCACCGTTGTTGGTGATGGTGACGTCGACGCCGCCGCCGTTCTCGGAGCACTTCTCCTCGAAGGTCACGTCGGGCGCCGGGGCGGCCGGGGCCTCGGGGGTGGTCCACGCGGCACCGGCGGTGGCCTCGGTGCGGGTGTTCTCGGTGCCGGCCAGGATCATCGTCTGGGTCTCGGCCTCGGCGCCGGTGAAGACACGGCCGATCGAGACGGCGGACTCCACGGAGGCGGTGAGGGTGGCGGTGCCGTCCTCGGTGCCCTCGGGCACGGAGAAGTAGACGTCGGTGCCGGCCGCGACGGCGCCCTCGTCCAGCGGGGTGCCCTGGGCGTCGGTCAGGGTGACGCCCTGGGCGGCGGCGGCCTCGTCGAGGGACACGGCCGCGCTCGCCGCGGTGGTGTCGACGGTGACCGGGCCGACCAGGCCGCCGGACTCACCGTTGACCTGGGAGGGCGACAGGCTCAGGGAGGCCGCGGGCTCCTCGGTGGTCTGGGCGTTCTCCGTCAGCCAGTCGGCGACCTCGGCCGCGACGTCGTTCTTCGGCTCGGTCTCCACGTCGTCCGACAGGCGCCAGATGGCGGCCTGGGTGGCGGCGGCGGCCTCGTCCTCGCTCAGCTCGCCCTCGACACCGGCCTGGGCGACGAGCTCGTCGGCCGACAGGACGGGGTAGGAGTGCTGGAGCACCCAGAGGATCTTGCCGGCGTTCTCGTTGTCGTGCAGCTTCGAGGAGTCCCAGTCCACCTCCTTGTAGGGGGCGTGGGCCGCCGTCTCCGTGAACAGGTCGACGCAGTAGGTGAGGTACGTGCCGCCGTTGTCGTCCTTCAGCGTGAAGAGGCCGGCGGAGTACTCGTCGGTCTCGCCGTTGTGCGTGACGTTCACCTTGCCGAAGGTGGTCAGGCCGTCGAGGGTGGCGGTGGCGCCCTCGTTGTGCTGCGGCGGGTTCTCGTCCGCGACGGCGGCCGTCGCGGTGGCGATCGCACCGGTGGCGAGGAGACCGGTCACGACGGCGGAGGCCGCACGGCGGGCGGTGGTCCGCCTGCGCGCAGAAATCATGGGTGTGCCCCTCCAGAGGTCCACGGATCACGGGCCGAGGACACGCGCCTTCCGGCGGTCCGTTCGAAAAGCGTCCCGTGCGTAGGCGATGGTAGGCAGGCGGCCCGGCAATGTCCCCAGGGGGGCCAGGAGTTACACATTCCGAGGTGGAATCGTTACGCCAGGCTGCCAGCGCGCTGCGGGACTTTGACCGTGAGTCACCACCGACCGGACGAGCGGCCTTTTCCGGTGGCCACCGGGGCCAAGGGGCATCAACGGTGCTGTCGGGACCAACCGCACGATGCCCGCCGCAACCGCCCGAACACGCCCGCCGGACGGCTCAGCGCAGCCTGCCGGACAGCTCGGACCCGCCCGTGGGGGACGCGGCGACGACGTAGCGCTCCCTGACCTCGTGGTAGCGCATCAGCTCGGCGGCGACGGGTTCGAGGACCTGCCGGTGGCCGCAGTCGGCGGCGATCCGCCGCAGGCGCCACTCCTCCTGCCGCCCGTGGGCGCGCGCCGGGCCGCGTGCCGCCATCCGGCAGCCCCAGGCGAGCAGCGGGCCGCCCAGCGAGCCGCCGGCGAGGAGCAGCGGCGGCAGCCAGTCGGCGACGACCGGGTGGCCGGCGAGGCCGATCAGCAGCCAGCAGACGCCGAGGAGCTGCGCGGCGAGGAGGACGGCCTGCGCGGCTGCCGCCGCCGTCCACCAGCGGGGCCGGGGCAGGCGTTCGGTGGGTGCCCCGGCGAGCGCCGCGTCCAGGGCGGCGGGCAGGTCCCGCGCGCCCCGGCGGGCGGCGTCCCGCACCGCCCTGGCCCAGGGGTCGGGCAGGCCGTCGGCGGCTTCGTCGGCGAGGTCGCGCACGGCCTGTTCGACGGCGGGGCGGGCGACGGCCGGGGGTCCCGCGCTCTGCCGCTTCGTGGCGAGCCCGGCGGGCTCGCCACGGCGTTCCGCCTGGCGGGCGGCGAGGCGGCGCAGGCCCTGCGCCCACGGTGTGCCGCAGGCGCGGTCGGCGCGGCGCAGCCAGCCGCGTTCGGCGGCGAGGCCGGCGGCGGGCGCGCCGACCGCGGCGGCGAGGCGGTCCTCGAAGTCCTCGCGGGACTGCGGGGTGAGGCCGGCGGGCGCCTCGGAGGCGTCCGCGATGTACAGCGGGCCGAGGTCGCGGGCCACGCCGTCCACGTCGGCCGCGAGGCGGCGGGCCGCGGCCGTTCTGGGGGCGACGAGTTCGGCGACGGCCTGGCGCAGTTCGGGGATGCCGTCGCCGGTGAGGGCGGAGACGGCGAGGACGCCCGCGCCGGGCTCGCCGTGCTCGCCGAGCGCGACGCCGTGCTCGTCGAGGAGACGCCGCAGGTCGTCGAGGACCGCGTCGACGGCGTCGTCCGGCAGGCGGTCCGTCTGGTTGAGGACGACGATGCTGACGTCCGCGTGCCCGGCGAAGGCGCTCAGGTAGCGCTCGTGGAACAGCGCGTCGGCGTACTTCTCCGGGTCGACGACCCAGATGACGGCGTCCACGAGCGTCAGCAGCCGGTCCACCTGGTCGCGGTGCGCGGTGTCGACGGAGTCGTGGTCGGGCAGGTCGAGGAGGACGAGGCCGCGCAGCCCCGGGTCGAGGACGTGGGCGCGGCGGCGGGCGCGGGCGGGGACGCCGAGGCGTTCCAGCAGCCCGTCGGCGGGCAGGTCGCGGCCGGCCTCCCAGGTGCAGGAGACGGCGGTCGCGGTGGTGGGGCGGCGGACGCCGGCCTCGGAGAGCTGGGCGCCGGCCAGCGCGTTGAAGAGCGTCGACTTGCCGCAGCCGGTGGCGCCGGCGATGGCGACGGCGGTGTAGGCGCGGGGCAGGCGGTCCCGTGCGGCGGCCTCGTCGAGGACGCGTCCCGCGGCGGTGAGCCGGTCGTCGGGGAGTCGGGTGCGGGAGAGGCCGACGAGTTCGCGCAGTGCGCCGAGGCGGACGCCGAGGGCGCCGGCCTGGGCGGCGCCGGTGGTGGTGTCGGTCACCTGGTCCCTCCGGGGGTGGGGGCGGGGGTGGTGCGGGCGGCGTGCACGGTGGACAGGGCCGCGACGAGTTCGACCTGCGGGTCGGGCGTGATGGCGAGGCCGCGCAGCGGCGCGGCGCGGCGTTCGCGTTCGGCCCGCAGGGCGCGCTCGACGCAGCGGGTGAGTTCCTGGCGGCCCTGGTCGCGCAGGCGGGCGGCGGCGCGGGTGCCGAGCGCCCCGGTGAGCGTCTGGTGGGCGACGGTGCCGCCGGCCCGGCCGCCGAGCAGGGCGGCGGCGAGCAGGGCCGCGGCCTCGCCGTCCTCGGCGGCCGGGGAGCGGCGGCGGCGCCCGGTCGTCTCGCCGCGCAGCCCGGCGGCGGTGCGGGCCTCCTCGGTCAGCTCCTCGACGCAGCGGCGCAGACGGCGCACGAGGACGGCGACGCGCTCCCTGACGGCGTCGGCCGGGTCGGTGCCGCCCTCGGGGGCGCCCGGCTCGTCGGCCCAGGCGGTGGCGATCCGCTCGTCGGCGGCGGCGACGGTCTCGGTGAGCAGGCCGGTGAGGGCGGCGGTGAGGGCGTCGAGCAGCTCATCGGCGCTGGTGTCGTCGGGGAAGGCGAGCCAGTGGGCGCGGGCCTCGCCGGTGAGCAGGCCGCCGTCGGCGAGCGCTGTGCGGACGGCCGCGGCGGCGTCGGCGTACGCCTCGTCCACGCGCTGCCCGAGGCGCACGGCGGTCGCGTACTGGGCGGCGCTCTCCCCGGCGAGCGCGGCGACGCGGGGGCGCAGCGAGGCGAGCGTGCCGTGCGCCGTGCGGGCGACGACGGACGCGCGGGTGGCGGGGTCCTGGGCGCAGCGGGCCAGCCACTGGCGGAGCCCGGCGACGGCGGTGCCCGGCAGGAGGCCGGAGCCGCCGCGGGCGGACTCGGGGAGTTCGGGGACGGTGAAGCGGGGGA
Proteins encoded:
- a CDS encoding GTPase, encoding MTDTTTGAAQAGALGVRLGALRELVGLSRTRLPDDRLTAAGRVLDEAAARDRLPRAYTAVAIAGATGCGKSTLFNALAGAQLSEAGVRRPTTATAVSCTWEAGRDLPADGLLERLGVPARARRRAHVLDPGLRGLVLLDLPDHDSVDTAHRDQVDRLLTLVDAVIWVVDPEKYADALFHERYLSAFAGHADVSIVVLNQTDRLPDDAVDAVLDDLRRLLDEHGVALGEHGEPGAGVLAVSALTGDGIPELRQAVAELVAPRTAAARRLAADVDGVARDLGPLYIADASEAPAGLTPQSREDFEDRLAAAVGAPAAGLAAERGWLRRADRACGTPWAQGLRRLAARQAERRGEPAGLATKRQSAGPPAVARPAVEQAVRDLADEAADGLPDPWARAVRDAARRGARDLPAALDAALAGAPTERLPRPRWWTAAAAAQAVLLAAQLLGVCWLLIGLAGHPVVADWLPPLLLAGGSLGGPLLAWGCRMAARGPARAHGRQEEWRLRRIAADCGHRQVLEPVAAELMRYHEVRERYVVAASPTGGSELSGRLR
- a CDS encoding dynamin family protein, with amino-acid sequence MDARPELLDALTVLRERLAATRFPLELPGAERARRSRAELLAQLDGYLLPRLRDPAAPLLAVIGGSTGAGKSTLVNSLVGRRVTEAGVLRPTTRVPVLVCHPDDGPWFAERRVLPQLRRVTMPRQDADQPAASRDGHGALAVQTTRSVPPGLALLDAPDVDSLVAAGRDLAADLICSADIWVLVTTASRYADALPWHLLRSAREYDVTLATVLDRVPHQIAGEVARHYAALLERAGLGGVPRFTVPELPESARGGSGLLPGTAVAGLRQWLARCAQDPATRASVVARTAHGTLASLRPRVAALAGESAAQYATAVRLGQRVDEAYADAAAAVRTALADGGLLTGEARAHWLAFPDDTSADELLDALTAALTGLLTETVAAADERIATAWADEPGAPEGGTDPADAVRERVAVLVRRLRRCVEELTEEARTAAGLRGETTGRRRRSPAAEDGEAAALLAAALLGGRAGGTVAHQTLTGALGTRAAARLRDQGRQELTRCVERALRAERERRAAPLRGLAITPDPQVELVAALSTVHAARTTPAPTPGGTR
- a CDS encoding thioester domain-containing protein, translating into MISARRRTTARRAASAVVTGLLATGAIATATAAVADENPPQHNEGATATLDGLTTFGKVNVTHNGETDEYSAGLFTLKDDNGGTYLTYCVDLFTETAAHAPYKEVDWDSSKLHDNENAGKILWVLQHSYPVLSADELVAQAGVEGELSEDEAAAATQAAIWRLSDDVETEPKNDVAAEVADWLTENAQTTEEPAASLSLSPSQVNGESGGLVGPVTVDTTAASAAVSLDEAAAAQGVTLTDAQGTPLDEGAVAAGTDVYFSVPEGTEDGTATLTASVESAVSIGRVFTGAEAETQTMILAGTENTRTEATAGAAWTTPEAPAAPAPDVTFEEKCSENGGGVDVTITNNGDAPGTYTIGDQTVTVQPGTSSEAVRVPAEEDTQVTVEVKDETGTVIATHTATIDCAPAQTETPAAPPADEQPEDEGPAPAGDSEDLAETGSGTNPALFGGIALALLVVGGGVVFFIRRRGAGTN